Within Ptiloglossa arizonensis isolate GNS036 chromosome 8, iyPtiAriz1_principal, whole genome shotgun sequence, the genomic segment tcattattaatcATTCGTTATCTCTAATAGACCACTGGTTATTATAGTTCATAATTATTTCCCTTTTAGGTCGTAACATATGCCTTATACTATCATAGTGTATGTCTAGTTCTTTGAAAgcatgtaataaaaatattgcagtTATTACAGTTGTAAAACCACAAAAGGAACCTAAAATGTCTTCTGCACTCATATTTTCCCATTCTCTGAATAGTATAGCAGATGCAATTATTACTAATATTGTAAAGAACACATAATAAATTGGTATCACAATTGTAGTTTCAAATAAATCCAATGATCTATTCAGATAATTCATTTGTACACAGATGCAAAGTATAACACTAAATAAAAGAAACCATGTGAACCAATTTGTAAATCCATTATTAAGTCCACTAATGGTTTCGGTTAAAGCCAATCCTAGCCCCTTACAGCTCATAACAGTTAATGAACCAACAGACGAACACAAATAGATGTATAcaataatattttgctttcCATAAACAGGACCATaatggaaaattattaaaagaCTAGATGTTATTATAAGTAAAACATAGATAATATATCCTGGATCCTTAACTTTGTCTAAGAGTTCATTTAATGTATTAACTTCTCCCTCTTTTGGAGCAtgaattataagaattataGAACCTAAGATACATAAAAGGCAACCAATCTGAAAGAAaggtatttatatatgtatcttctgatatattgtatatatatgcaCTATCCATTGCAAACATGTTAATCTTACCTTTCCTAATAAATTAAGTCTGTCGTTCAAGTATTTTGATGCTAATATTGCAGATATTAGAACACTGAGAGCTCCTAATGGTGTAACCAATGAAGCTGGTGCAAAAGTGTAAGCAACAAAATTAGTTGCTTCTCCTATTCCCACTTTAATGTGATcatgtaatttttaataaaaatatcctCAAATCCATTTATAGTACACAAACATTTTCTACTTACTTGAAAGAAAACCAGCCCACCACATCCATTCTTTTAAATATCCAAATCCTCCAGACGAAGCGCGTAACGCGCCACATCTTTGCAAACGAATtaacgcttttttttttataataaaactaGCACCTAAATAAATACAACAATATAGAACAATTAATATTAGTTTAAAATGTCGTtataatggaattttttttctaaaagttTCAACCCCTAACTAACCTATGAAACCGCTGGAACTAATGGCTAATCCTAGACCTATATAAAAGTTTGTATCGTACATTTTTAAATCAACCGCAACTCCTGTCGTACTACTCATATTTGGATATCGATTACTGTTTCACAATTGCGGGTTAGTAAAAATTAATGTGCAACGTATTAATCATAAGTACAAAATATGTATTAATGGGACTGTATAATTCATAATACTgttgataaaaattcttttattcacattttatctttattatcttgaataatttatcaattAAAGCGATTTTCCGAATTACAATAGTAAACAAGAAATCTTGATAGATATTCATTTCTTACTGTGTATACATTTTATAGTCGGTAAACAAACGCGCCTGCGTCGTTCGAATGATTGTTTACGCATGCTCAATCACTAAACTATAAAATACtaagttttaatattttattagttaAAGAAATACCGACGACTGatatgaaaattttgttttatttatatacttgaacTGTTATAAATCAAAAATGGATGTAAAGTTGAAAAAATCATTAACCAAGCAAGTTATACACAACATATAGGTTACAAATTGAATGCATAATTATCAATGATGAATTAATATGATATTGATTTTTCCAATAATATTCATATAATTAGACATAAGAAGAACATAAAATATGCTgtataaaagtataaagtaGATTACTATAAAGACAATAGatcaaatacaaaaaaattttatgcaCTAAATTTTTATCTATGACCTTACTTATCAACAAGtaacattttcaatattttttgacAAATTAATCTCATAGTATGAGTAGGAACTATGGATGcatataaaatacaaagtatATGATCTCCATATTTAACTGCATGACATTTGTGATATTCTGAAcacaaatatatttcttttgcaCCAATAAATTTCCAACTATCACTCATTGTTTCACTTTTGGATTCAGGAGATAATATAAAAGTTTCAACAGCTTGATGATAAAAAGTTCTTAATATATCTAATCTGTGTGATCCACTGACTCTGTTTTTAGTGTATTGAGTATTTTTGCCAAGTACAAATTTCTGCACTTTATAATTTGCCAAAAGGAATCTAAACAGATgagggaaaaatatattttaattatattttgtcaataaatttttgtttgcaaaattaagtaaataaaatattttggtaTATTACCCAAGTGTTTCCGAATCTAAATTTATAGACATGGGTAAATTTCTTGGATAACACTGTTCTGCTCCATGTAAAGCATCAATGCTAGTCTTCCAACATTGTACAGCAAATCTTTCAATCTCCGATAATTCTGGATTTGGTCCACATAATGCTAGTACTTCGATATGATTGATCAATGTAACAGATACTAGTCTGAAAGCCACCTGCATTGTTTcccatattatatttatatgtagTTGTCATGTTAGATTTATTTTCTTataactttttttaaatatatttacatttggACTCTTATAAGGTAAAAATACTGGAATATCGCGCGTAGTACAAACACCTTCTGCAGTAACAGCTATTATtagtaattttctttcaatagGATTTAAACTCCACCATCCTTCTGTTGCGACTGCTAGGCAACCATGTATTAAAATACATCCATATATGGAATCCAAACATTCAACGTAACCTTCTAAACAAgtcttaaatatattattatttaatatacagAAGAGTTTGTAGTTTTAAAAATTAAGATTACCTGAAGTAAATTGTTTTCATCACACATAATGCATTCTGTCATGTTAACAATATCAGTTTTTAAAGAAATTCCATCTCCAGCGTCAAGACATTGTAATAAACTATCAACAATTGGGCTACATAAGCGCATGtcttttttaagtttttcaatattttttgtacTTTTTATTTCATCAATACCAACAAATAAAATCATAGCACCAAAAATAGCATCAAGAAATTTgtctaaaatatattttgtagttCCACTCGCAATTACTATTAACGTAATACTTTGTTCAAATTCTTTCCACATTATAGTAGTATCAGGTAAGTCTGTATACAGAAGTTTTATGTCTTGCGATTTAAGAAACATGTGTACTCCATTTAAAGATGCTATTTTAGAAAATGTCATCTACAAATATCAGAAATAGAATTATAAgggatatttatataaattcttaTATTATGGTTCATTTTTTACTGAATAAGTATTCTTACTgtatctccttctcctttttgaCGAGAAAATAATGGAATTCCACCAGAAGAGGTTAAACACATAACGTGAGCTACCATGGTAATAGTGTCTTCCTTCTTCACGTGTCAAGGACCTAGTAATACATGAATTTtgattattattctttattcgctATCCAAAACCATTGTTTCCTGTTACTTCCCATTATCTAaggataaatattaaatattattctgtTATTCTCACTAATGTGTGTACATCTGTGCCGATATATATCGACTTACGATCTTATTACAAACTGTATTATTTcacaaattaaattaaataaaaattatttaattttcggtCCATACTAGTCCCGAACATCTATTTACGTATATTTTATTACGATATGCATGTAAGATGGCAActaatttctatttataaataattgaatataCATACTGCATAGTATATCAATTCACTTACAATTTGTGTTAAAAGCATGCAGACTTTTTACTGTAAAATCACAATATaatgaaatttcaattaaacAGTAATTACACATctcttatatgtatatatatatatatatatatatatatatatatatatatatatagtctaGCAGTATGTATAGATTGTGGGgtgtgaaagaaaaaatataaatgagtATATTTTTATTGATCATGATTTATTGCACTTAAAAAATGCATACGTCATGAATCATTATTTTTAAACTGACCAAATTTTTTAAAGACAAAGAGAAACtgacaaatatacaaattatactAAACATTTATTATTAGAAACAAATCAGATTATTTACGATTTAATTAACTTTAACATAAAaactactataaaatttattaaacattttgAATATACTTAATTTTCATGAAATAATGATAGATCGATGTTTTATATGTATTGTGCGTTTATTGATATGTATTACGCGTATCATTGCACGTTGAGGGGAATACACAGATTAAATGcatctctttctcttcttcagCAAAGTTTTAGTTGTTGCGCGGCTGTAGCGCTAGATGGTATTATTTAaactttataataaataattcaaagaaAAGATTATTATTTATGAAGTACACATCATTGAATGATATTTATAAAGTACTTGTAGTTTTATATATCAGAATTTATTCTCCAAATATTATGATACGTATTTCATAAAAATGTATTCATTGGATCAATAATCTATTATAATGTTAAAATATCGTGGAGTTACTGATAGTTCctattttgtaatattcatCTTGTTCAGATTATACATATCCTTACTTATTCTTAAAACATAATAATACACATTTAATGTTTAATAATTGTTCCTTGAATTGAtaacatattttaaaatttaaatgacGTGAAGCTACAAATTAACAGTattgatattttataataacaCATGTGAAATGTCACATATAGGTTACTTCaaccaaattcattttttaAGTGCAATGATACACATTTAATAAGTAATAATTCATTGTTTGgctttataataaattaaaaaatttaaacgtCGTAAAGCTATTGAtagagtattattattttatagcaATTCATACGACTATATAATTACATACAGGTTAGTCGCGTCAAGTTAAATGTTCAACATGATAGTGACGCTATCTAGCGTTTCAATTATACAACTGGAAACTTGTTAAGAAAGAGAAGGGGACGTGTTTGGCGTGCCATATTCCCCGCAAACGGCAGAAATATATCTGCCCGGTGGATACAAATATACATGTGTTTGTGTAGATGCATTTATGTATAAATTTcggattttcaacaattttttccaTCAAAACTTATTGATACAAATATAACAATCGCATTTTGGCCTCTGAAACTTTTAAAGGCAAAATCTGTAACGTACAtgtgtattaatttaaaaaaataatttctgcaCTAATATAGATAATTAAATGTTACTTATAATTTGATGCAACCACAAAGTCAGTAAatataattcttttcttttcatctaTTCAGGATgaactttattttaatattaaactaATTTGATAGTGATAAACCAAGCGTGTATATATCAATAGAAAAAGTATGAGGCATATTGAAGAGTTACTTtagtaattttacatttctaaTTAGACTTCTAAAATATGTTAAACCTAAAAAtcaatttaacaaaaataactTAATCAATCAAATTGATTTATAATGTAAGGGTTGCAGGGAAACTGGAAGTATTGTTCTAACCGAGAGCTATTTTTATGctcattttttttattgtattgcATGCTCGAATTATTATGACCATGAAATTAATAGATGTAGCAAATATTTGAGAaaagtttcttaaaatttaaagGAGGCTTTAATTACAATCAGACAAGTTTCAATGTTGATTAAATACAGAGAATAATTTTGTTGAATAGGAGAACAGAAGCGATTGGTATAATGTTGACATCCATTTGGCACGAAGAGGCAGTTGCAAATCGCTGAAGAAATGCTTGTACAACCAATCTTTTGAATATAGCTTTTTAAAAATCATCTTCCGTCTTTCTCAACAAATGACAAACATTATTCATCGAACATACTACAACGTTAATTGCGAAGATCAATTTGTTTTTTCGCGCACGAGCTTCGTGTATGTACACCGTAAATTACGAAAAAGAGTGTCAAGTCGGTGTAGGAATGTGGCACTTCAAAATGGCTGCCAGTTACTTTAGTAATTTACGGCTGTATCTTTCTTTGTTGTTGCTGATGTAATTACGATTGTGTATCGGAATATCGCAGAATTGATTTTAAGGAAAAATAGTGGATCGAAAGTTCTACGTACACGTTACCCTCGTCACATGGGTTCTGGGTAAACGTGAGAATAGAATATGCTCTGAAGTCGTTCTCTCCCGATTGCTGCTTCGATCGAACTTATTTAAAGACATTTCTCAGCCAATGCCTTCTCGTCTGCGAAGAAAGTGTGTTACTGTAGCTTATTCTACATATAAAGGACTTTCTGGATCGATCCGTTACATATCTAACGAATAGGTTAGATTTCAGATCGATCTCAACATCATGTACAAAGATACGGAGTTTGTGAGATTACATACGAATCAGTTTTATTCTATAGTACGAGCTtccaaataatatatatatatatatatatatgtatatatatatgtatatatatacacacgcacatatatatatatatatatatagatatatatatatgtacaaaattATGGATGAACGAGCAAAACAATTTTATGCAACAGTCAAGACTTCTGGCATAACAAATAACATATTTTGGTGTTTATCGACTCACTAATATCGATATAGTTTTGTTACTGCatgtaattacaaatatttggaaCGGAAGTAGTATTACAATTAGCAATGCCTGTTGTTGTTCCTATATCAAATCGACGTGTTTGTCGTGTGTGGCATATTATACTACTGCTGCAATGACACTACGAAAAGTCTATGCTAAAGCTTGTTAGCATCAAACTAGTTCCGTAAGCATTGTGTTGGTATATTTATTTGACTTACGATAAAAAACTTTGTACAATATCTACTATAATTTAGTTATCTATTATAATTTAGTTAGAACGCAATACAATCATCCTTCAATAATTTCAGTAATTTTCAAGTACTATTTGGATATATTTCTGTGGCTAAAatttaaagtatttttgaaaataacacTTTCAAGCGATATCGTATGAAGCACGATACAAAtgtatcgtacaatttttacgaCGCTATAAGAAAGCAACTTAATATTATGTTTtagatgtatgtatgtatatatatatatatgtcacAGCCGGATTAAAGCTAGGTCTCAGAGGGCCTAGCATGGGCCACTATGAATCCACCCGCGGTTAGTAAATCGAGCACTCGTGGCTCTGGATACCATCAAAAGGCATTAGCTGAAATTCGCAATTCTTTGCTGCCTTTTGCAAATATTGGAGGAGCAGGTGAAGTAGGTTCCAGTGCTGCTAGTACTATATCTACTTTATCAACAACCAGTGGCATTAGTTCTGCCTCTGGTCTTAGCGGCCTTTCTGGTACCTCTGGTTCTACCATTGATAAATCTGATCAACGACAATTATTGACACAGTTATTAGCCATGGGTTATTCGGAGGTAAGTAATTctgaaaatgtttatttattttgtgacAGACTTTTAACGTAAAGAAGAAAGTTTTAATGTATTTCTTAAAATTCTTAATGTGTAGGAAATTGCATTACGAGCTCTAAAGTTTGCCGGTTGGCGTTTGGATGCTGCTATAGAGTTTTTGAAACAAGCACAAGGAGAATCTCTAAATGGACTCGGTAAACTTAACACCAAGCTTATAAGGAAACCTAGTTTGGAGAGGGAGTTGAGTTTACAACGCGGTAGTCCTGCGTTGGACAGTGGAGCAGGAAGCTCAAGATCCGATAGTCCCCGTTTGACGGAACTTAGTCCGCATCCGCAATTGAGTCGACAATATTCGCCGAGCAATTTTGTAGAACGAGaaccacctcctcctccgccaCCTAGATGCAGTTCtacaccaccgccgccaccgccacctcaTGCTCCATATAATCAACCGAACGTACCTACTAATATGCAGCAAATGCTCAAG encodes:
- the Spict gene encoding magnesium transporter spict is translated as MSSTTGVAVDLKMYDTNFYIGLGLAISSSGFIGASFIIKKKALIRLQRCGALRASSGGFGYLKEWMWWAGFLSMGIGEATNFVAYTFAPASLVTPLGALSVLISAILASKYLNDRLNLLGKIGCLLCILGSIILIIHAPKEGEVNTLNELLDKVKDPGYIIYVLLIITSSLLIIFHYGPVYGKQNIIVYIYLCSSVGSLTVMSCKGLGLALTETISGLNNGFTNWFTWFLLFSVILCICVQMNYLNRSLDLFETTIVIPIYYVFFTILVIIASAILFREWENMSAEDILGSFCGFTTVITAIFLLHAFKELDIHYDSIRHMLRPKREIIMNYNNQWSIRDNE
- the Fy gene encoding fuzzy planar cell polarity protein-like protein; the encoded protein is MVAHVMCLTSSGGIPLFSRQKGEGDTMTFSKIASLNGVHMFLKSQDIKLLYTDLPDTTIMWKEFEQSITLIVIASGTTKYILDKFLDAIFGAMILFVGIDEIKSTKNIEKLKKDMRLCSPIVDSLLQCLDAGDGISLKTDIVNMTECIMCDENNLLQTCLEGYVECLDSIYGCILIHGCLAVATEGWWSLNPIERKLLIIAVTAEGVCTTRDIPVFLPYKSPNVAFRLVSVTLINHIEVLALCGPNPELSEIERFAVQCWKTSIDALHGAEQCYPRNLPMSINLDSETLGFLLANYKVQKFVLGKNTQYTKNRVSGSHRLDILRTFYHQAVETFILSPESKSETMSDSWKFIGAKEIYLCSEYHKCHAVKYGDHILCILYASIVPTHTMRLICQKILKMLLVDK